One part of the Streptomyces ferrugineus genome encodes these proteins:
- a CDS encoding aminotransferase class I/II-fold pyridoxal phosphate-dependent enzyme, producing the protein MRRTDPEGHGPVRYGPPLPDDGLPVLPELAAVLSAAADRAESEPVGGGTALLEAACGYWGRRGLPTEPEHAVAGPGAPALLLALTFALGGDVLVPRPCAAWWAPYARLLGRPVFHVATPAECGGVPDPYALLETVRRVRDEGGDPRLLVLSVADDPSATVAPPEVLHETVEAASGEGLHLVSDETWRDTVHAPHDTVLVSPAEMLPEQVTVVTDLAGAHLPPGWPAAVARFPAHDAGNGLHARVLDVLTALGARVAGPVALAARYALGEPAPVTARVEAAVRLHARVAAAAHAAAVRAGALARPPQAGRHLYIDLGPLRDGLSARGVGDAQDLEDFLAARLGMPAPGGHRFGDDLGALRVRLSTGPLLAGTDEERAECVGSPAPLELPHVHRALIHLKTVFDDLRDDAQRWESPR; encoded by the coding sequence ATGCGCCGGACGGACCCCGAAGGCCACGGCCCCGTCCGTTACGGGCCGCCGCTCCCGGACGACGGGCTGCCGGTGCTGCCCGAACTGGCCGCCGTGCTCTCCGCCGCCGCGGACCGGGCCGAGAGCGAGCCCGTCGGCGGCGGCACCGCCCTGCTGGAGGCGGCGTGCGGGTACTGGGGACGGCGCGGACTGCCGACCGAGCCCGAGCACGCGGTGGCCGGGCCCGGCGCGCCCGCCCTGCTGCTCGCCCTGACCTTCGCGCTCGGCGGCGACGTCCTGGTGCCCCGGCCCTGTGCGGCCTGGTGGGCGCCGTACGCGCGCCTGTTGGGCAGACCCGTCTTCCATGTGGCCACACCGGCCGAGTGCGGCGGCGTCCCGGATCCGTACGCCCTTCTGGAGACCGTCCGCCGGGTCCGCGACGAGGGCGGTGACCCGCGGCTGCTGGTGCTGTCCGTCGCCGACGACCCCTCCGCCACCGTGGCCCCGCCCGAGGTGCTGCACGAGACCGTGGAGGCCGCCAGTGGCGAGGGACTGCACCTGGTCAGCGACGAGACCTGGCGCGACACCGTGCACGCGCCGCACGACACCGTGCTGGTCAGCCCCGCCGAGATGCTCCCCGAACAGGTCACCGTCGTCACCGACCTGGCCGGCGCCCACCTCCCGCCCGGCTGGCCGGCCGCGGTCGCCCGCTTCCCCGCGCACGACGCCGGGAACGGCCTCCACGCGCGCGTGCTCGACGTGCTCACCGCGCTCGGCGCCCGCGTCGCCGGCCCCGTCGCCCTCGCGGCCCGGTACGCACTGGGGGAACCCGCGCCGGTCACCGCGCGGGTCGAAGCCGCCGTACGCCTGCACGCGCGCGTGGCCGCCGCCGCGCACGCCGCCGCCGTACGGGCCGGCGCGCTGGCACGGCCCCCGCAGGCCGGGCGACACCTGTACATCGACCTCGGCCCGCTGCGCGACGGGCTGTCCGCGCGGGGCGTCGGCGACGCACAGGACTTGGAGGACTTCCTCGCCGCCCGGCTGGGCATGCCCGCGCCCGGCGGGCACCGCTTCGGCGACGACCTCGGCGCGCTGCGCGTGCGGCTGTCCACCGGACCGCTGCTGGCGGGCACCGACGAGGAACGTGCGGAATGCGTCGGTTCACCCGCGCCGTTGGAACTGCCGCACGTGCACCGCGCGTTGATCCACCTGAAGACGGTCTTCGACGATCTCCGCGACGACGCTCAGCGATGGGAGTCTCCTCGATGA
- a CDS encoding RNA polymerase sigma factor SigF: MPTSVSAKHHPHDDAPDTADDFRRLASLPEGQQRDTVRERIVEAWLPMADRLAGRFRSRGESFEDLRQVAALGLVKAVDRYDPERGNAFESYAVPTITGEIKRHFRDHMWTLHVPRRVQDLRNRVRFAVQDLQTVSGRRPSAAEIAEHADMSEADVRVGLEALESFTALSLDAELPGSDDGYSLSDALGSADPALDTVVDREAVKPRIAALPERERAILYMRFFGDMTQSRIAEQLGISQMHVSRLISRCCHRVREQVLSDVA; encoded by the coding sequence ATGCCCACTTCAGTGAGCGCGAAGCACCACCCGCACGACGACGCCCCCGACACCGCCGACGACTTTCGCAGGCTCGCCTCGCTGCCCGAGGGGCAGCAGCGCGACACCGTCCGCGAACGGATCGTCGAGGCCTGGCTGCCCATGGCCGACCGGCTCGCCGGCCGGTTCCGCAGCCGTGGCGAGAGCTTCGAGGACCTGCGACAGGTCGCGGCGCTCGGCCTGGTCAAGGCCGTCGACCGGTACGACCCCGAGCGCGGCAACGCCTTCGAGAGCTACGCCGTGCCCACCATCACCGGCGAGATCAAGCGGCACTTCCGCGACCACATGTGGACGCTGCACGTGCCGCGCCGGGTGCAGGACCTGCGCAACCGTGTGCGGTTCGCCGTACAGGACCTGCAGACCGTCTCGGGCCGCAGGCCCAGCGCGGCCGAGATCGCCGAGCACGCGGACATGAGCGAGGCCGATGTCCGCGTCGGGCTCGAGGCGCTGGAGAGTTTCACCGCCCTGTCGCTGGACGCGGAGCTGCCCGGCAGCGACGACGGGTACTCGCTGAGTGACGCGCTGGGGTCGGCCGACCCCGCGCTGGACACGGTCGTGGACCGTGAGGCCGTCAAGCCGCGGATCGCCGCGCTGCCCGAGCGGGAGCGGGCGATTCTGTACATGCGGTTCTTCGGGGACATGACGCAGAGCAGGATCGCGGAGCAACTGGGGATCTCGCAGATGCATGTGTCCCGGCTCATCAGCCGGTGTTGTCACCGGGTGCGCGAGCAGGTTCTGAGCGACGTGGCCTGA
- a CDS encoding thiamine pyrophosphate-requiring protein, translating to MSTKVADHVLQRLREWGVDHVFGYPGDGINGLLAAWGRAENEPRFIQSRHEEMSAFQAVGYAKFSGRLGVCAATSGPGAIHLLNGLYDAKLDHVPVLAIVGQTHRTAMGGSYQQEVDLHTLFKDVASDFVETVTVPEQLPNVLDRAVRTAYARRAPTAIIIPGDVQELDYSPPTHEFKMVPSSLDRSSWTAVPSDDSVRRAAEILNSGDKVAILVGQGASGARDEVERIAELLGAGVAKALLGKDVLSDELPYVTGSIGLLGTRPSYELMRDCDTLLTIGSSFPYTQFLPEFGKARGVQIDIDPHMVGMRYPYEVNLVGDAGATLRRLIPLIESEERGREWYDTVCDNVVRWGEVMERRAHLSADPINPEYVARALDPLLPADAIVSSDSGSAANWYARHLTMRPGMRASLSGTLATMGCGVPYAIGAKFAHPDRPAIALVGDGAMQMNGLAELITAAKYKDLWDDPRLVVGVFNNHDLNQVTWEMRAMEGAPSFLPSQEIPDVQYAAFARSLGLTGIRVEKPEDVESGWRAGLEADGPAVVEFLTDPAVPPIPPHATWEQMEATAASILKGDADRGSMVRQGFKAKMQEFLPGREKRRD from the coding sequence ATGAGCACCAAGGTCGCCGACCACGTCCTGCAGCGCCTGCGCGAGTGGGGTGTGGACCATGTCTTCGGCTATCCCGGCGACGGCATCAACGGCCTGCTCGCGGCCTGGGGCCGGGCCGAGAACGAGCCCCGTTTCATCCAGTCCCGGCACGAGGAGATGTCCGCGTTCCAGGCGGTCGGCTACGCCAAGTTCAGCGGCCGTCTCGGAGTGTGCGCCGCGACGTCCGGGCCCGGCGCGATCCACCTTCTGAACGGCCTGTACGACGCCAAGCTCGACCACGTCCCGGTGCTGGCGATCGTCGGCCAGACGCACCGCACCGCGATGGGCGGCTCGTACCAGCAGGAGGTGGATCTGCACACCCTGTTCAAGGACGTCGCCTCGGACTTCGTGGAGACGGTGACGGTCCCCGAGCAGTTGCCGAACGTCCTGGACCGGGCTGTCCGCACCGCGTACGCACGCCGCGCGCCCACGGCGATCATCATCCCGGGCGATGTCCAGGAGCTGGACTACTCCCCGCCCACGCACGAGTTCAAGATGGTGCCGTCCAGCCTGGACCGCAGTTCCTGGACGGCGGTCCCCTCGGACGACTCGGTCCGCAGGGCGGCGGAGATCCTCAACTCCGGCGACAAGGTGGCGATCCTGGTCGGCCAGGGCGCGTCCGGCGCCCGGGACGAGGTGGAGCGGATCGCCGAACTGCTGGGTGCCGGGGTGGCGAAGGCGCTGCTGGGCAAGGACGTCCTGAGCGATGAACTGCCGTATGTCACCGGCTCGATCGGCCTGCTGGGCACCCGTCCGTCGTATGAACTCATGCGGGACTGCGACACGTTGCTGACCATCGGGTCGTCCTTCCCGTACACCCAGTTCCTGCCGGAGTTCGGCAAGGCGCGGGGGGTGCAGATCGACATCGATCCGCACATGGTCGGGATGCGGTATCCGTACGAGGTGAATCTCGTCGGCGACGCCGGGGCGACGCTGCGGCGGCTGATCCCGCTGATCGAGTCGGAGGAGCGGGGCCGCGAGTGGTACGACACGGTGTGCGACAACGTGGTGCGCTGGGGCGAGGTGATGGAGCGGCGGGCGCATCTGTCGGCCGACCCGATCAACCCGGAGTACGTCGCCCGCGCCCTGGACCCGCTGCTGCCGGCCGACGCGATCGTCTCCTCGGACTCCGGCTCGGCGGCCAACTGGTACGCCCGCCATCTGACCATGCGGCCCGGCATGCGCGCATCGCTGTCCGGGACGCTGGCGACGATGGGCTGCGGTGTGCCGTACGCGATCGGCGCCAAGTTCGCCCACCCGGACCGTCCGGCGATCGCGCTGGTCGGGGACGGGGCGATGCAGATGAACGGGCTGGCGGAGCTGATCACGGCCGCGAAGTACAAGGACCTGTGGGACGACCCGCGCCTGGTCGTGGGCGTGTTCAACAACCACGACCTCAACCAGGTCACCTGGGAGATGCGCGCCATGGAGGGCGCCCCTTCCTTCCTGCCGTCCCAGGAGATCCCCGACGTCCAGTACGCCGCGTTCGCCCGCTCCCTGGGCCTGACCGGCATCCGCGTGGAGAAGCCCGAGGACGTCGAGTCCGGCTGGCGCGCGGGCCTGGAGGCGGACGGCCCCGCGGTCGTCGAGTTCCTCACCGACCCGGCCGTACCGCCGATCCCGCCGCACGCCACCTGGGAGCAGATGGAGGCGACGGCCGCATCGATCCTGAAGGGTGACGCGGACCGGGGGTCGATGGTCCGCCAGGGGTTCAAGGCCAAGATGCAGGAGTTCCTGCCGGGGCGGGAGAAGAGGCGGGACTGA
- a CDS encoding DUF2795 domain-containing protein, whose amino-acid sequence MQRGSDRLSVHRDDEMKHELQGLLRSGHPTRTEEWHDPEPSAEDDPQVAGGPVGWPGPSAASLETVRLELARILGRSAFPAGPRDLISELRRGYAPDALVESLERLPRGTRYANVQELAEALTGEGRPRSRRRNA is encoded by the coding sequence ATGCAGCGAGGCAGTGACCGGCTGAGCGTTCACCGCGACGACGAGATGAAGCACGAGCTCCAGGGACTGCTGCGGTCCGGGCACCCCACGCGGACCGAGGAGTGGCACGATCCGGAGCCGTCCGCCGAGGACGATCCGCAGGTCGCGGGCGGGCCCGTGGGGTGGCCGGGGCCGTCGGCGGCATCGTTGGAGACGGTCCGGCTGGAGCTGGCGCGGATCCTGGGCCGCAGCGCCTTCCCGGCGGGCCCCCGGGACCTGATCAGTGAGCTGCGCCGCGGGTATGCGCCCGACGCCCTTGTCGAGTCGTTGGAGCGGCTGCCGCGCGGGACGCGCTACGCCAATGTCCAGGAACTGGCCGAGGCCCTGACCGGGGAGGGCCGGCCGCGCTCCCGGCGGAGGAACGCCTAG
- a CDS encoding CBS domain-containing protein: MAEFVRDVMTAGVVAVRPDASLVEAAQLMRAQDIGDVVVADGQDVLGVLTDRDITVRAVADGVDPLTVSARSVCTRDPVVIGPGERLSVAVSLMREHAVRRLPVVEDGLPVGVVSLGDLAEARDPGSALAEISRAVPDE, encoded by the coding sequence ATGGCTGAGTTCGTGAGGGACGTCATGACGGCCGGCGTCGTCGCCGTACGCCCGGACGCCTCGCTCGTCGAGGCGGCGCAGCTCATGCGCGCGCAGGACATCGGCGATGTGGTCGTGGCCGACGGGCAGGACGTACTCGGTGTGCTCACCGACCGTGACATCACGGTGCGCGCGGTCGCCGACGGCGTCGATCCGCTGACGGTGAGCGCCCGGTCGGTGTGCACCCGGGACCCGGTGGTGATCGGCCCGGGCGAGCGGCTGTCGGTGGCGGTCTCGCTGATGCGCGAGCACGCCGTGCGGCGGCTGCCGGTGGTCGAGGACGGTCTGCCGGTCGGTGTCGTCAGCCTCGGGGACCTGGCCGAGGCCCGGGATCCCGGCTCGGCGCTGGCCGAGATCAGCCGCGCCGTTCCGGACGAATGA
- a CDS encoding type 1 glutamine amidotransferase domain-containing protein, whose translation MRIAFLTAPEGVEQVELTDPWRAVVDAGHEPVLVSTRPGSIQAFHHLDKAEKFPVQEVVGETSAGSFGGLVLPGGVANPDYLRTNRKAVAFVRDFFEQGLPVAAICHAAWTLVEADVVRGRVLTSWPSLRTDIRNAGGTWVDEQVRICDHGPNRLVTSRKPDDLKAFCETFLDVFARTSKEAV comes from the coding sequence ATGCGTATCGCTTTTCTGACCGCGCCCGAGGGCGTCGAGCAGGTCGAGCTCACCGATCCGTGGCGGGCGGTGGTGGACGCGGGGCACGAACCGGTGCTCGTGTCGACCAGGCCGGGCTCGATCCAGGCGTTCCACCATCTCGACAAGGCGGAGAAGTTCCCCGTGCAGGAGGTCGTGGGCGAGACGTCGGCCGGCTCCTTCGGCGGGCTGGTCCTGCCCGGCGGGGTCGCCAACCCGGACTATCTGCGCACGAACCGCAAGGCCGTCGCCTTCGTACGGGACTTCTTCGAGCAGGGCCTGCCCGTCGCGGCGATCTGCCATGCCGCATGGACGCTGGTGGAGGCCGACGTCGTACGCGGCCGGGTGCTGACCTCCTGGCCGAGCCTGCGGACCGATATCCGCAACGCGGGCGGCACCTGGGTCGACGAGCAGGTGCGGATCTGCGACCACGGTCCGAACAGGCTGGTCACCAGCCGTAAGCCGGACGATCTGAAGGCGTTCTGCGAGACGTTCCTCGACGTGTTCGCCAGGACGTCGAAGGAGGCTGTCTGA
- a CDS encoding catalase codes for MGDRKQEQREFFRADDPTGGPLTTDQGVEVDHTDDSLAGGERGPTLMEDFHFREKLTHFDHERIPERVVHARGAGAYGYFEPYESCAEFTRAAFLQDPSVRTPVFVRFSTVQGPKGSADTVRDVRGFATKFYTSEGNYDLVGNNFPVFFIQDGIKFPDFVHAVKPEPHNDIPTGASAHDSLWDFVSLQPETLHAIMWLMSDRAIPRSYRMMQGFGVHTFRFVNAEGRGTFVKFHWKPRLGVHSLVWDEAQECQGRDPDFNRRDLWDAIEAGEYPEWELGVQLVPEEDEFAFDFDLLDATKIIPEEQVPVRPIGRMVLDRNPENFFAETEQVAFHTANVVPGIDFTNDPLLQARNFSYLDTQLIRLGGPNFAQLPVNRPVAEVRTNQRDGYHQGAIHRGTNYFPNSLGGGCPAHAGVDGSAYTHYAERVDGAKIRRRSPSFQDHYSQPAMFWNSMADWEKEHIVAAFRFELGKVGSMTVRARTVEHLAKVNGDLATRVARGVGVPEPSAAEAADKLSSPALSLEALPGDGSVRTRQIAVLVADGVDTTQITSVREALAAEGAVVEALAPADGAVTGADGERFAVDRALPTVASVLYDAVLLPGGPVGTPSTAADPDAMRFLRNAYRHGKPVGALGSGVGVLSSLEPAGVRLSAEFHHPVSDHGVVSDTSPGPASEEFLRAFTAALSAHRHWDRPPVRH; via the coding sequence ATGGGAGACCGCAAGCAGGAGCAGCGGGAGTTCTTCCGGGCGGACGACCCGACGGGCGGGCCGCTCACCACCGACCAGGGTGTGGAGGTCGACCACACCGACGACTCGCTCGCCGGCGGCGAACGCGGGCCGACGCTGATGGAGGACTTCCACTTCCGGGAGAAGCTCACCCACTTCGACCACGAGCGGATCCCCGAGCGGGTGGTGCACGCGCGGGGCGCGGGGGCGTACGGCTATTTCGAACCGTACGAGTCCTGCGCGGAGTTCACCCGTGCGGCCTTCCTCCAGGATCCGTCGGTGCGGACCCCGGTGTTCGTGCGGTTCTCCACGGTGCAGGGTCCGAAGGGATCGGCGGACACGGTGCGGGACGTGCGCGGGTTCGCGACCAAGTTCTACACCTCGGAGGGGAACTACGACCTGGTCGGGAACAACTTCCCGGTCTTCTTCATCCAGGACGGCATCAAGTTCCCCGACTTCGTGCACGCGGTGAAGCCGGAGCCGCACAACGACATCCCGACCGGCGCCTCCGCCCACGACTCCCTGTGGGACTTCGTGTCGCTGCAGCCGGAGACGCTGCACGCGATCATGTGGCTGATGTCGGACCGGGCGATCCCGCGCAGCTACCGCATGATGCAGGGCTTCGGTGTGCACACCTTCCGGTTCGTGAACGCCGAGGGGCGCGGCACGTTCGTGAAGTTCCACTGGAAGCCGCGCCTCGGCGTGCACTCGCTGGTGTGGGACGAGGCGCAGGAGTGCCAGGGCCGTGACCCGGACTTCAACCGGCGTGACCTGTGGGACGCGATCGAGGCCGGCGAGTACCCGGAGTGGGAGTTGGGTGTCCAGCTCGTGCCGGAGGAGGACGAGTTCGCCTTCGACTTCGATCTGCTCGACGCCACGAAGATCATTCCGGAGGAGCAGGTGCCGGTGCGGCCGATCGGCCGGATGGTGCTGGACCGCAACCCGGAGAACTTCTTCGCCGAGACCGAGCAGGTGGCCTTCCACACGGCCAACGTGGTCCCGGGCATCGACTTCACCAACGATCCACTGCTCCAGGCCCGCAACTTCTCCTATCTGGACACCCAGTTGATCCGCCTCGGCGGCCCCAACTTCGCTCAGCTGCCGGTGAACCGGCCGGTGGCGGAGGTCCGCACGAACCAGCGCGACGGCTACCACCAGGGCGCGATCCACCGGGGCACGAACTACTTCCCGAACTCCCTCGGCGGCGGCTGTCCGGCGCACGCCGGCGTCGACGGCAGTGCCTACACGCACTACGCCGAGCGGGTCGACGGCGCCAAGATCCGGCGGCGCAGCCCGAGTTTCCAGGACCACTACAGCCAGCCCGCGATGTTCTGGAACAGCATGGCGGACTGGGAGAAGGAGCACATCGTCGCGGCGTTCCGGTTCGAGCTCGGCAAGGTCGGCTCGATGACGGTGCGGGCCCGTACCGTCGAGCATCTCGCCAAGGTGAACGGCGACCTGGCGACCCGGGTCGCGCGCGGCGTCGGGGTGCCCGAGCCGTCCGCCGCGGAGGCGGCCGACAAGCTGTCCTCCCCCGCGCTGAGCCTGGAGGCGCTGCCCGGTGACGGCTCGGTCCGCACCCGGCAGATCGCGGTTCTCGTCGCCGACGGCGTCGACACCACGCAGATCACGTCGGTGCGTGAGGCGCTCGCGGCCGAGGGCGCGGTCGTCGAGGCGCTGGCTCCGGCGGACGGCGCGGTGACCGGTGCCGACGGTGAGCGGTTCGCGGTGGACCGGGCGCTGCCGACCGTCGCCTCCGTGCTGTACGACGCGGTGCTGCTGCCGGGCGGACCGGTGGGCACCCCGTCCACGGCCGCGGACCCGGACGCGATGCGCTTCCTGCGGAACGCCTACCGGCACGGCAAGCCGGTGGGCGCGCTCGGCTCCGGCGTGGGTGTCCTGTCGTCCCTGGAGCCGGCGGGCGTACGGCTGTCCGCCGAGTTCCACCACCCGGTGAGCGACCACGGCGTGGTGTCGGACACCTCACCGGGCCCGGCGAGCGAGGAGTTCCTGCGCGCCTTCACCGCGGCCCTCTCGGCCCACCGCCACTGGGACCGCCCACCGGTGCGCCACTGA
- a CDS encoding DUF6158 family protein encodes MTGVDPGRLDDQQLMKELETIHRTRHDTLLYGSNDALRAHNERMAQLEGEYLRRNPRRTVASGRTRDGARDRGCGTPASTAPPG; translated from the coding sequence ATGACCGGAGTCGACCCTGGCCGGCTGGACGACCAACAGCTCATGAAGGAGCTGGAGACCATCCACCGGACGCGCCACGACACGCTGCTGTACGGCTCGAACGACGCGCTGCGCGCCCACAACGAACGGATGGCGCAGCTGGAGGGCGAGTACCTGCGCCGCAACCCACGCCGCACCGTCGCCTCGGGCCGGACCCGCGACGGCGCCCGCGACCGCGGCTGCGGCACGCCGGCGTCCACCGCGCCGCCGGGGTGA
- a CDS encoding baeRF2 domain-containing protein, whose product MDLAFLHPLYEHLGPWASVYVDTSRHTADTPHERHLTARALSQELAGQGCDDATCRAVQGALEELEHSSEPHGRAIFARAGEVVLDPPLARAPVRDSAHWAPLPHTAPLLELAGEDPVCVVAYVDRKGAAFELRTALGRQDVGEVSGRQHPVHRTSTADWSERHFQLKVENTWEHNAAEIADALAVCQEETRADLLVLVGDDRERRTVRERLPQRLDDLVVEAPHGTGSRLLDEDVAQARAEHVRQRATRELERFLAAREPGPEGRAGAVEGVPALVEAAREHRIDELLIRPDGPDAHREVWIGEDPDQLAVRRTDLRILGEQHSWPARADDALIRSAVATGASAVSVTPAHPTRDPAGGLGALLRWT is encoded by the coding sequence ATGGATCTCGCCTTTCTGCATCCACTGTACGAACACCTGGGGCCCTGGGCCTCCGTGTACGTCGACACCTCCCGCCACACGGCGGACACGCCGCACGAGCGGCACCTGACGGCCCGGGCCCTGTCCCAGGAGCTGGCCGGGCAGGGCTGCGACGACGCGACCTGCCGGGCCGTGCAAGGCGCGCTGGAGGAACTGGAGCACTCGTCCGAGCCGCACGGCCGCGCGATCTTCGCCCGTGCGGGTGAGGTGGTCCTGGACCCGCCGCTGGCCCGCGCCCCGGTGCGCGACAGCGCCCACTGGGCCCCGCTGCCGCACACCGCGCCGCTGCTGGAGCTGGCCGGCGAGGACCCGGTCTGCGTGGTGGCCTACGTCGACCGCAAGGGCGCCGCCTTCGAGCTGCGCACCGCGCTGGGCCGGCAGGACGTCGGCGAGGTCTCCGGCCGGCAGCATCCGGTGCACCGTACGAGCACGGCCGACTGGTCCGAGCGGCACTTCCAGCTCAAGGTGGAGAACACCTGGGAGCACAACGCCGCCGAGATCGCCGACGCGCTCGCCGTCTGCCAGGAGGAGACCCGCGCCGACCTGCTGGTTCTCGTCGGTGACGACCGGGAGCGGCGCACCGTGCGCGAACGGCTGCCGCAGCGCCTGGACGACCTGGTGGTCGAGGCCCCGCACGGCACCGGCAGCAGGCTGCTGGACGAGGACGTGGCACAGGCCCGGGCCGAGCATGTGCGGCAGCGGGCGACGCGGGAGCTGGAGCGGTTCCTGGCGGCCCGCGAGCCGGGTCCCGAGGGGCGCGCCGGAGCGGTGGAGGGCGTGCCCGCGCTGGTCGAGGCCGCCCGTGAGCACCGTATCGACGAGCTGCTGATCCGCCCGGACGGCCCCGACGCCCACCGCGAGGTGTGGATCGGCGAGGACCCGGACCAGCTGGCGGTGCGCCGCACGGACCTCAGGATCCTCGGCGAACAGCACTCCTGGCCGGCCCGCGCCGACGACGCCCTGATCCGCTCGGCGGTCGCAACCGGCGCGTCGGCCGTGTCGGTCACCCCGGCGCACCCGACCCGGGACCCGGCAGGCGGGCTGGGCGCCCTGCTGCGCTGGACATGA
- a CDS encoding ABC-F family ATP-binding cassette domain-containing protein — MGHLEAAHLEYYLPDGRALLGDVSFRVGEGAAVALVGPNGAGKTTLLRLISGELKPHGGTVTVSGGLGVMRQFVGSVRDETTVRDLLVSVAPPRIREAAKAVDVAEHAIMAVDDEAAQLKYAQALADWAEARGYEAETLWDVCTTAALGVPYEKAQWRQVRTLSGGEQKRLVLEALLRGTDEVLLLDEPDNYLDVPGKRWLEERLKETRKTVLFVSHDRELLARAAEKIVSVEPSPAGADAWVHGGGFATYHEARRARFARFEELRRRWDEKHAQLKKLVLTLRQAAENSPDMASRYRAAQTRLRKFEEAGPPPEPPREQDIRMRLKGGRTGLRAVTCEGLELTGLMKPFSLEVFYGERVAVLGSNGSGKSHFLRLLAGDDVAHSGAWKLGARVVPGHFAQTHAHPELIGRTLLDILWKEHAQDRGAAMSRLRRYELTQQAEQTFDRLSGGQQARFQILLLELEGATALLLDEPTDNLDLESAEALQEGLESFEGTVLAVTHDRWFARAFDRYLVFGGDGRVRETAEPVWDERRVERAR; from the coding sequence ATGGGACATCTGGAAGCCGCGCACCTCGAGTACTACCTCCCCGACGGGAGGGCGTTGCTCGGCGACGTCTCCTTCCGGGTGGGCGAAGGCGCCGCCGTGGCGCTGGTCGGGCCCAACGGGGCCGGTAAGACGACGCTGCTGCGGCTGATCTCCGGTGAGCTGAAGCCGCACGGCGGCACGGTCACCGTCAGCGGCGGCCTGGGGGTGATGCGGCAGTTCGTGGGGTCCGTACGGGACGAGACGACCGTACGCGACCTGCTCGTGTCGGTCGCGCCGCCCCGGATCCGCGAGGCCGCGAAGGCCGTGGACGTCGCCGAGCACGCCATCATGGCCGTCGACGACGAAGCCGCCCAGCTCAAGTACGCGCAGGCGCTCGCCGACTGGGCCGAGGCGCGGGGCTACGAGGCCGAGACGCTGTGGGACGTGTGCACCACGGCCGCGCTCGGCGTGCCGTACGAGAAGGCGCAGTGGCGGCAGGTGCGCACCCTGTCGGGCGGTGAGCAGAAGCGGCTGGTGCTGGAGGCGCTGCTGCGCGGCACGGACGAGGTGCTGCTGCTCGACGAGCCGGACAACTACCTCGACGTGCCCGGCAAGCGCTGGCTGGAGGAACGGCTCAAGGAGACCCGCAAGACGGTCCTCTTCGTCTCCCACGACCGCGAACTCCTCGCCCGCGCCGCCGAGAAGATCGTGTCGGTGGAGCCCTCGCCGGCGGGCGCCGACGCCTGGGTGCACGGCGGCGGCTTCGCCACGTACCACGAGGCCCGGCGCGCCCGTTTCGCCCGCTTCGAGGAGCTGCGCAGACGCTGGGACGAGAAGCACGCCCAGCTCAAGAAGCTGGTGCTGACACTGCGTCAAGCCGCTGAGAACAGCCCCGACATGGCCTCCCGCTACCGCGCCGCGCAGACCCGGCTGCGCAAGTTCGAGGAGGCCGGACCGCCGCCGGAGCCGCCGCGCGAGCAGGACATCAGGATGCGGCTCAAGGGCGGCCGTACCGGGCTGCGGGCCGTCACCTGCGAGGGGCTGGAGCTCACGGGCCTGATGAAGCCGTTCTCGCTGGAGGTCTTCTACGGCGAACGCGTCGCCGTCCTCGGCTCCAACGGCTCCGGCAAGTCGCACTTCCTGCGCCTGCTCGCGGGCGACGACGTGGCGCACTCGGGGGCGTGGAAGCTGGGGGCACGGGTGGTGCCCGGCCACTTCGCGCAGACGCACGCGCACCCCGAGCTGATCGGGCGGACCCTTCTGGACATCCTGTGGAAGGAGCACGCCCAGGACCGGGGCGCCGCGATGTCCCGGCTGCGCCGCTACGAACTCACCCAGCAGGCCGAGCAGACCTTCGACCGGCTCTCCGGCGGACAGCAGGCCCGCTTCCAGATCCTGCTCCTCGAGCTGGAGGGTGCCACGGCCCTGCTGCTCGACGAGCCGACCGACAACCTCGACCTGGAGTCCGCCGAGGCCCTCCAGGAGGGGCTGGAGTCCTTCGAGGGGACGGTGCTGGCCGTCACCCACGACCGCTGGTTCGCCCGCGCCTTCGACCGCTATCTGGTCTTCGGCGGCGACGGACGGGTACGGGAGACGGCCGAGCCGGTGTGGGACGAGCGACGGGTGGAGCGGGCGCGCTAG